One Malus domestica chromosome 11, GDT2T_hap1 genomic region harbors:
- the LOC103405919 gene encoding receptor-like protein 2, which yields MDHPFSHGFLLILLFSSILFTIHACDLTERSALKSFASSLSSPALNWTASVDCCQWEGITCNQNGWIIQLRLPSKGLTGGTFPSSLGNLKLLSHLNLSHNLLSGSLEAGMFLSLSRLEILDLSYNLFSGEIPMSLSSSYIQIVDFSSNQFNGTIPSSFLQHAWNLSSLNVSNNHFTGQIPSSTCLRSSSLRVLDFSHNNFSGPIPPGLGNCSELEVFRAGDNTLSGSLPTDIYNAQALQEISLSTNGLVGPISKNVGKLSKLKLMRLQYNNLEGHLPSSLMNCTNLVEINLGFNRFSGNISALNFSKLTHLSKLDCISNNLTGTLPISLYSCKSLKALRLATNDFEGQIQPEILQLKNLTFLSLSRNRLTNVTGAMKILTGFKTLKVLLLAKNFKGEEMPDGDITVDSGLQNLCVFSLLMCHMTGHIPAWISKLGKLEVLDLSFNRLTGTIPGWLGTLPHLFFLLLNDNLISGEFPKELCRLQALVSQKAANETGHCSLELPVYFQRGNNATVLASQYKYLPNMPRVISLRNNSLRGSIPFEIGQLQFLQQLDLSINNFSGNIPDQIANLPKLERLELNSNRLSGEIPSSLSNLHFLSTFTVAYNNLEGPIPAGTQLQGFSVSAFEGNPKLCGAPLSNQCFPSNGSDADENENNQDLDHDEEQSLWFGLSVVLGFFVGYLGFCCPLLLKRTWRFAYFQLLDKIQFMLYLKWSRLRRRKAQGQVQVPNQKDEVKSSKPDSETKSTNRSEYANNSNSFMVPDNFQTTSLVNVPVKAHCTEDDEILVCTD from the exons ATGGATCATCCATTCTCTCATGGCTTCCTTCTCATCCTCTTGTTTTCTTCCATTTTATTCACAATACATGCATGTGATCTAACCGAACGCAGCGCCCTCAAGTCCTTTGCGAGCTCTCTGTCTTCCCCGGCATTGAACTGGACTGCTTCAGTTGATTGTTGCCAGTGGGAAGGCATCACATGTAATCAGAACGGTTGGATCATCCAATTGCGGTTGCCATCCAAGGGCCTCACAGGAGgtacttttccttcatcacTTGGAAACCTTAAGCTTCTTTCGCACCTCAATCTCTCCCACAATCTGCTTTCCGGCTCTCTTGAAGCCGGGATGTTCTTGTCCTTGAGTCGCCTTGAGATTCTTGATTTGAGCTATAACCTTTTCTCCGGAGAAATACCAATGTCTTTATCATCAAGTTACATccaaatagttgatttttcaagCAATCAATTCAACGGAACAATTCCATCTTCATTCCTCCAGCATGCCTGGAATTTGAGCAGTTTGAATGTCAGCAATAATCACTTTACAGGCCAAATACCTTCCTCTACCTGTCTTCGTTCATCCTCGCTTAGAGTCTTGGATTTCTCCCACAATAATTTCAGTGGCCCAATTCCTCCCGGACTTGGAAACTGTTCCGAGTTGGAGGTATTTCGTGCTGGCGACAATACTCTCTCAGGATCCCTCCCTACTGATATCTACAATGCTCAGGCACTTCAAGAAATTTCATTATCTACCAATGGGCTTGTGGGACCCATCAGTAAGAATGTTGGGAAGCTCTCCAAATTAAAGCTCATGCGCCTTCAATACAACAATCTCGAAGGTCATCTGCCCTCATCTCTGATGAATTGCACAAACCTTGTTGAAATAAATCTGGGATTCAACCGTTTTAGTGGGAATATCTCTGCCCTCAATTTCTCTAAACTTACTCATCTTAGTAAACTAGATTGTATAAGTAATAATCTCACTGGTACCTTGCCAATAAGCCTCTACTCATGCAAGTCCCTCAAAGCACTTCGACTGGCTACAAATGATTTCGAGGGCCAAATCCAACCTGAGATTCTTCAATTGAAAAACTTGACCTTCCTCTCACTTTCTCGTAACAGACTCACCAATGTCACGGGGGCAATGAAGATACTGACGGGTTTCAAAACTCTCAAGGTGCTCCTTCTTGCAAAAAATTTTAAAGGTGAAGAAATGCCAGATGGGGATATAACTGTCGATTCCGGGTTACAAAATCTGTGTGTTTTCAGTTTACTTATGTGTCATATGACAGGACACATACCTGCATGGATTTCAAAGCTCGGGAAACTGGAAGTCCTGGATTTGTCTTTTAACAGACTCACTGGCACAATACCTGGTTGGTTGGGGACTCTTCCgcatcttttctttttgttgttgaatGACAACTTGATTTCGGGTGAATTTCCAAAGGAGCTTTGCAGACTACAAGCATTAGTATCGCAAAAGGCTGCGAATGAAACAGGCCATTGTTCTCTTGAGTTGCCCGTCTACTTTCAACGCGGTAATAATGCAACTGTGCTGGCTTCACAGTACAAATATCTGCCCAACATGCCAAGAGTAATCTCCCTCAGGAACAACAGTTTAAGAGGCAGCATACCCTTTGAGATCGGCCAATTGCAATTTCTTCAACAACTGGATCTAAGCATCAACAACTTCTCTGGCAACATTCCAGACCAAATAGCCAACCTCCCAAAGTTGGAGAGATTAGAACTCAACAGTAACCGTCTGTCAGGCGAAATCCCATCATCACTATCAAATCTCCATTTCTTGTCTACATTTACTGTTGCATACAATAATCTTGAAGGACCAATACCAGCCGGCACTCAGCTCCAAGGTTTCAGTGTCTCTGCATTCGAAGGGAATCCGAAACTTTGCGGTGCCCCACTTTCAAACCAGTGCTTCCCAAGTAATGGCAGTGATGCAGATGAGAATGAGAACAACCAGGATTTGGACCATGATGAGGAGCAAAGTCTATGGTTTGGGTTATCCGTTGTGCTTGGTTTCTTTGTAGGGTATTTGGGATTCTGTTGCCCTTTGCTTCTCAAGAGGACGTGGAGATTTGCCTATTTCCAACTCCTTGAcaaaattcaattcatgctcTATCTGAAGTGGAGTAGGCTTAGAAGAAG GAAAGCCCAAGGCCAAGTCCAAGTTCCAAATCAAAAGGACGAAGTTAAAAGCAGCAAACCGGATAGTGAAACCAAGAGTACAAATCGGTCAGAATATGCAAACAACAGTAACTCTTTCATGGTCCCTGACAACTTCCAAACCACCTCTCTCGTCAATGTTCCAGTTAAAGCTCACTGCACAGAAGATGATGAAATATTAGTGTGTACGGATTGA